In Bacteroidia bacterium, the DNA window GGTGGGCGTTAGCCCAGTGCGGAGCGCAGCGCAGCACCGAAGCGATAGCGTAGCCCGAAGCACGCCGACCTTGCCCACACGAGCGCAAGCGAAGTGTGGGCAAGGGCACGCCCAAAAAAATATTCATAAAATATATAAACAAACACTACCTTTTCACAGGCACTCCAAATTGTCTTTTAGCCTTTCCTTTCTTATTCTTCTTAATGTTAGGTTTTTTATCGTAACGAGATTGTGTTTTAGTAGCTCTTTGGTCATAATCTTTAACCTTGATAAACTTGCCTTTTTTGAATACTAAGGCATCATAAGAACCGTCAGGTACATAATCTTCTCTGGCACTAGAACGAGTACCATCAGCACGCTGCATGGGAACTAAATGGTCATAAATAATTGCATTCTTTTCAGAGTCATATTTGCAGCTCATAGATGCCATCTTGTTGTACTGATGAATAACCCTAGTTTGAGCAATTTTTGGAAGCAAATAAAAAATAGGTTCACCAAAAACCACTTTATCTCCTTCTATACGAATAACATCAATAATTTTAAGACTGGACTTTTTGTCATTTAATCCATTCCAACCTATGACAATGTAGTATTTTTTTCGTTTATACTCAACGGTAAAGAGTTGATAGTACAAAGCCCCAATCCAATTTTCATTACTTAACTTCTTAAACTCCAAGTCCACTTGCTTTTGAGTACGGTCAAAAAGGGGAATAATTTTCTCTTTGCCTTTTTCATCTAAAAATTGTACGCAACCAAAATACCTATGCCTGCCATTAGATAAGCCGTAATACCAAGTAAATAGCCGAAATTTTTTATCTGCGGGCATGAGTTTAGATACTGTAGATAGTGAATCAAAAGGATATTCAAAAGAACCTTCTACTCGTAAAGCTTGAGCCATCAATTTAATAAACTGCTGACTGCTACTCAATTTGATATTATCTGCATTAGACCTAAGAATTTCTCTACCTAAAAAAGCTAATTGCTGCTCCAGGTCTTGAAGCAAAAGTTTATTTTCCTCACTTAAACCGCTTTTCTGTGCATAGACAGATAAACCGCATAAAATACTTACACATATTGCACAAGCTGCGATATTTGCCATCATACAAAAATATGATAGAATCAACTTTTGAAAGAAGCTACGTTGTTTTACGTATTTAGTTGGCAATATGTTTGAGTTCAATTGCAGAACGAATAGCAAGAAATTGATTAGAGCTATGGAGATACAAAGATTTTTATTTTACTTTGAAGCATGAAGCAAATAAATTTTGTACGACCAAAACAGTTAGCTTGGTTAATAGACCCTGACAAAGTAGATTTTTTGGAGCAGATTCCAGAGTTAGCGGATTGTGCAGGAATAGATTATTTTTTTGTGGGCGGAAGCTTGTTAAAAAACGCATTTTTGCAAGAGTTAGTACGTTTTTTGAAGCAGCACACAAATATCCCTGTAATTCTATTTCCAGGGAACACTTTACAGCTAGTACCGAATGTAGATGCGGTTTTGTTTTTATCTCTTATTTCGGGGCGAAATCCTGAATTTTTAATTGGGCAACATGTAGTTGCTGCGCCGTTAGTTTATCATTATCAAATTCCTACTATTTCTGTGGGCTATATCCTTGTAGATAGTGGCAAGCCGACTTCTGTGTCTTATCTTAGCCACACTATACCGATACCTGCTAATAAAATAGATATCATCACAGCTACGGCACTAGCAGGACAGTATTTAGGTTTGCAAAATATTTATCTTGAAGCGGGCAGCGGGGCACAGTACAGTGTAAATCCTGCTATTGTACAGCAGCTCAAAGAAGTGGTTTCTGTTCCTATTTGGGTAGGTGGGGGAATACAATCCCCTGAAAAAATGTGCGAACTTTTTGAAGCAGGAGCTAACCTTGTAGTAATAGGTACAGCTTTTGAGCAGCATCCTACTGTGAGTTTTATGCAAAGATTTAAGCACAGGTAGAGTTTTTTTGTTCGCACGCAGTCAAAATAATTCAAATAATCTCTACTTTTGTAAGTATGAAAGATGTTTTTATCGTATCTGCGGTTAGAACTCCGATTGGCAAATTTGGTGGTACGTTGAGAAACACTCGTCCTGATGACTTAGCAGCGTTAGTTTTACGCAAAGCAGTAGAAAAAAGTGGTATTGACCCCGAAGAGATAGAGGATGTTATCATGGGTGCAGCTAACCAAGCAGGTGAGGACAATCGTGATGTAGCTCGTATGGCCGTACTTTTAGCGGATTTGCCTATTGAGGTAGGGGGTGTTACGGTTAATAGGTTGTGTGCTTCTGGACTGCAAGCTATTATGGATGCTTATCGGGCTTGTGCACTAGGGGAAGGTGCAGCTTACGTAGCCGGGGGCGTAGAAAGTATGACCCGCGCGCCTTTCGTGATGGCAAAAGCTGAAGCGGCTTTTTCTCGTAACATCGAAATATACGATACTTCTATAGGTTGGCGATTTGTTAATCCTGAATTAGCTAAGCGCTACCATCCGTATAGCATGGGAGAAACAGCTGAAAATATTGCAGAAAGATATAGGATAAGCCGCGAACAGCAAGATGAGTTTGCTTATCATTCTCAACAAAAATATGCCAAAGCTGCCGCTCAAAACCGCTTTGACGACGAAATTATTCCTGTAAGCATACCGCAAAGTAATGGTGAGGTTATCATTTTTAATAAAGATGAAAACCCTCGCCCTGATACCACTTTGGAAAAGTTAGCCAAGCTAAAACCTGCATTTCGCAAAGATGGCACTGTAACCGCAGGAAATTCCTCATCTTTGAACGATGGAGCAGCGGCGTTAGTTTTGGTAAACGAAGAAATTCTAAAAAAGTATAACCTTCAACCTTTGGCGCGTGTGGTATCTGTTGCTATAGCGGGAGTTCATCCTGACATCATGGGCATAGGTCCTGTGCCTGCTACTCAAAAAGCGCTAAAAAGGGCAGGTTTATCCATTCAGGACATAGATTTGATAGAACTTAACGAAGCTTTTGCTGCACAGTCTATTGCTTGTATCCGAGATTTAGACTTGGATGTAAGCAAAGTAAATGTAAACGGTGGGGCTATTGCAATAGGTCATCCGTTAGGTTGTTCAGGGGCAAGGATATCGGTTACTCTTATTCATGAATTGCGTAAGCAAGGTAAAAAGTACGGTTTAGCGACTATGTGTGTGGGAGTAGGACAAGGTGCAGCAGTCATTTACGAAGCTTTGTATTAGGGATTGTTTTGTTTTACACAAAAGATGATACTCAAAGGTTAAGTTTTTAATTTTTTAAGACTAAAATTATTTTGTAGGCTTATCAAACTACTTCTTATACGTGGTAAGATTTGACAAACATTTTTTCAAGCACATCGAGCGCGTAATCTAATTCATCATAAGTAGTAAAACGACTAAACGAAAAACGAACCGAGTTTTTAATCTCACTTTCTGAAAGCCCCAAAGCACGTAATACATGCGAACCTAAATTACTTCCTGAAGTACAAGCCGAACCTGCCGAAGCCGATATACCTTGAAGGTCTAATTGAAATAAAAGCATATCTTCATACTCACTGCTGGGAAAACACACATTTATGACCGATACCATGCTGCTTTCCACATCCCCATTAAATTTGACACCGGGAATTGTCATTTTAAGTTTATCAATGAAATAATCTCTAAGCCGCTTTATGTATTGATAGTTCTTTTCCTGATTTTGAACTGCTATCTCCAAAGCCTTAGCCATACCTACAATTCCTGGTAAATTTTCTGTTCCTGCGCGCAAATTTCGTTCTTGCGAACCACCATGAATGTGAGATCCAATCTTTACACTTTGATTGACATACAAAAAGCCTACACCTTTGGGACCATGAAATTTATGCGCCGCTCCGCAAAAAAAGCTAAGCCCTAACTTTTGTGCATCTATTGGATAGTGCCCTACGGTTTGTACAGTATCGCTCAACAAAAAAGCTTTGTACGCTTTACAAAGTTCAGAGAGATATTCAAGATTAACTAAATTGCCAATCTCATTATTTCCATGCATCAAAACTACAAGCACATTCTTATACTGTTGTAAAAGCTGCTCTAATTGTGTGAAATTCAATCTACCTAACCTATCATTTTCTAGCCAATGAGCTTGAACTATTCCTTTTTTACTCAAATACTCAATTGTGTGAGTAATAGCATGATGTTCCAACCGTGAGCTGATAATATGTTGAATACCGTACTGTTCAACACAGCCAAAAATAGCCATGTTGTCCGCTTCTGTTCCTCCAGAGGTGAAAAATATTTCGCTAGGTTTAGCATTCAGAAGTTCAGCAATAGTTTTACGGGCGTTTTCTAGGGCATTTTTTACAATTCTACCATGATAGTGCGTAGAGGAAGGATTACCTTGCCATTCTTGAAAATATGGCAACATTGCTTCTAATACAGCAGGTTCTAAAAAGGTGGAAGCGGCATTGTCTAAATATACTCTACGTTGTACTTGCATAACCTTTTTATTGATTTCCATTTGCAGTGCCTTGTATCCGTTCCATAGCCCACTGATAGACAATAGCTACCTGCTCTGGAATGGTATAATAAGTAGTGTCTAACTCAATAGCATCTGCGGCTTTAATCAATGGGCTATCAGCTCGGTGAGAATCAATATAATCTCTGTGTAATAGGTTTTGGCGTACTTCAGCAGGATCTACGTGAATATTTCCCCTTTGTTGAAGTTCTAGTACTCTTCTTTGGACACGTACTTCTAGGTCTGCGGTCATAAAAATTTTCAGCTCTGCGTCAGGGAATACATGCGTGCCAATATCTCGCCCATCCATAACAATGCGTTTATTTTTGCCCATTCTTTGTTGCTGCGCAACCATAGTTCGCCGCACCGCAGAGATAGCGGATACTTCACTTACGCATTCAGATACTGCCAATGAGCGAATTTCATTTTCTACATATTCCCCATTTAGATAAGTATCAGGGCGTTTAGTTTGTTTGTTGTACTCAAAGTGAATATGGATGTTTTCTAAGGCTTTAAGTACCTCTTCAGGCTTGTTAAAGTTTATCCTATTGCGTAGAAAGTAGAGCGTGGCTGCCCTGTACATTGCACCTGAATCTATAAATACATATTCTAACTTCTCTGCTACTAATCTTGCCGTAGTGCTTTTACCACAGGCTGAATAACCATCTATGGCAATAATAATATCTTTGGGCATGCCGATGGCAAAGATACAATTTTTTTGCTTATATTCAAAACACTGTAAAACAGAAATCTATACTTTTGTAGCATGAAAGTAGCCGTAGTAGGTTGCACAGGTTTAGTAGGTTCTGTAATGTTAAAAGTTTTATCTGAACGCAAATTTCCAGTAACTCAACTATTTCCTGTGGCATCAGAAAAATCCGTAGGTAAAAGCATAGAGTTTGGTGGTAACACTTACTCTGTTATTGATATAGAACAAGCAATACAGGAAAAACCAGATTTAGCTTTGTTTTCCGCAGGTTCATTAGTTTCTAAAATATATGCACCTAAATTTGCATCCGTAGGTACAAGAGTAATAGATAACTCTTCGTACTGGCGCATGGAGTTCCACATACCTTTAATTGTACCTGAAATAAATGCTGATGTACTCACGGATAAAGACTTTATTATTGCTAATCCAAACTGTTCCACTATACAAATGGTAATGGTTCTTAATCCTTTGCACTTAAAATACACTGCTAAGAGAGTAGTGGTATCTACTTACCAATCGGTTAGTGGTACGGGTGCAAAAGCAATCAGACAGTTAGAAAATGAGCGCCAAAATATTGAAGGTGAGAAAGTCTATCCTTATCCTATTGACCTCAATTGTTTACCTCATATTGATGTATTTTTAGAAAATGGATACACAAAAGAGGAAATGAAAATGATCAATGAAACGCAAAAAATTATGCGAGCAAGTATCCAAGTTACAGCTACTACTGTGCGTGTGCCTGTACGCGGGGGACATTCTGAAAGTGTGTATGTAGAATTTGAAAATGAACCTAATCTTGATGAAGTGAGAGATATTCTTTCGCATACGTCAGGCGTGATTGTTCAAGACAATCCATTCGAAAATGTATATCCTATGCCCTTATACGCAGAAGGAAAAGACGAAGTATTTGTAGGTAGAATACGTAAAGATTTACACAATCCCTACGCACTCAATATGTGGATTGTAGCTGACAATCTCCGAAAAGGTGCCGCTACAAATGCCGTACAAATTGCGCAGTATTTACTGCAAAAAGGTTGGCTAAATAGCAAACTACCTAAAACTTCATAAAAATTCAAAAAAAACAGTTCAGGTACTTTCTGTTTTTAGTTTTATGATTTTTTTGTAAAAATTGTTATTTTTGTATGCTATGGAAACTCTTCAAGAAGATGTACAAACAGGCGTAGATTTTCTCCCAATCAACGGTACAGACTACATAGAATTCTATGTAGGGAATGCTAAACAAGCGGCTTACTTCTACAAGTCTGCTTTTGGCTTTCAATCTTTGGCTTATGCAGGTCCTGAAACGGGAGTAAGAGATAAAGCTTCTTATGCTCTTCGGCAAGGCAAAATTACCTTAGTCCTCACTACTCCCATGCATCCTGATCATCCTATTTATGAGCACATTCTCAAACATGGTGATGGCGTAAAAGTTCTTGCACTTTGGGTAGACGATGCCACAGATGCTTTTGTACAAACCACAAAGAGGGGCGCTAAAGCTTACCTAGAACCTGTAACCGAACAAGATGAATACGGAACAGTAGTCCGCTCAGGTATCCATACTTATGGGGACACTGTGCATATTTTCGTAGAAAGAAAAAATTATAACGGTGTATTTTTACCTGGCTACCAACCTTGGAAAAGTGAATACAATCCGCCTGAAGTAGGTCTGAAATACGTAGACCACTGTGTAGGAAATGTAGGTTGGAACGAAATGAACGTATGGGCAAAATTCTATGCAGATGTAATGGGCTTTAAACAACTCATTTCTTTTGACGATAAAGATATCTCCACAGAATATTCTGCTTTAATGAGTAAAGTTATGACCAATGGTAACGGGCGAATAAAATTCCCCATAAACGAACCTGCCAAAGGTAAAAAGAAATCTCAAATCGAAGAGTATTTAGAGTTTTATCATGGTCCAGGAGTGCAGCACATCGCCGTTGCCACAGATGATATTATTTTCACTGTAAGCGAACTTCGCAAACGCGGCGTAGAATTTTTGAGCGTTCCTGCTACTTATTATGAAAATTTACTTGACCGCGTAGGCAAAATTGATGAAGAGGTCAGCATCCTTCGCGACTTAGGCATTTTAGTTGATAGAGATGACGAAGGTTATTTATTGCAAATATTCACTAAACCTGTCCAAGATAGACCCACAGTATTCTACGAAATTATTCAACGTAAAGGTGCGACTTCTTTTGGTAAAGGAAACTTCAAAGCACTGTTTGAAGCCATAGAAAGAGAGCAAGCTCGTAGAGGTAATCTATAAAAAAGCCTTATTTTGTTGTATCATAACCACGCGTAACGCGTGGTTTTATTGTTTAAACATATCTATCTTTGTGCATGCACCTAACGTATTTTACTCTATCCCAAATAGCCCATATTCTTGACCAAAATTGGAAAAACAAAAAAATTTTACATTGCTTTTGCCAACAAAAAGACGAGTTGGTTATTGAGGTATTGCAGGGAATGTTTTTAATTGTCAATTGCCAAAGTGTGTGGAGCTATGTACTTCCTACTTTGCAATATCCTAAATCACACCACAATAGCATTATTCTATGGCAAGAGATACAAAATTTAATTATTGAGAGTGTTTCTGTTATTAACTACGATCGAAGTTTGATGATTAAGTTACAAAATGACTATCTCATTTTGGTAAAAATGCATGGCAATCAATCTAATGTAATTTTGTATTACCAGGATAAAGTTAAATATCTTTTTAGAAACAATCTTTTAGCTGACCAGAATTTAGACTATACTACTCTCTACAAACCTGTACCCATTACACCACAAAGTTTGTCCAATGCCCTTGAAGAAAAAACTTATGCCTGTTACATATCCGCAATCAAGCAGATACTACCTATTTTTTCTAAAAATATGCTTGTATACCTTTCAGATAAAGTACAAAATAAAGGTGATAAACAAGAAGTTTTTCAGATAAGCCAAGCAATGCTAAATGTCTTACTTAATCCACAAAAGTATTACATAATTCAAGGCGATAAAGAAATTTTTTTTAGCTTTTTTGAACCTTGGAAACCTACTCAAAAACTTTTATTTGAGAGTACAGATTTAGTCAAGGCTTTGCACAATTTTGTTAGAAGCTATTTTCAAACAAAAGACTTCTTAGTACAGAAAGAAACCGCTTTGAAATACTTTGAAAAGCAAAAAAAAATACTTTCAGGTAAAATTAAAGAGTTTGAACAGATTCAAACACAACCCAACATTTTTCAGCAAAAAGCCGACGTAATTATGGCAAACTTGCACAATCTCTCACAAGGTCAAGAAAATGTGGAACTGTATAATTTTTATACCAACAGCTATATTAAAATTTCATTGGATAGCCAACTTACCCCTCAACAAAATGCTGAAAAGTATTACAAGAAAGCTAAGCGGCTAGAACTTTTGAAACAACAAGCACAAAATGAAATTCCTGTATTAAAACAACAGTTAGAGCATATTTGTCAAAAGATTAAAACCTTATCTGAAATTGATGAAGTTAAAGAATGGAACGAACACTCTTTTATTTGGAAAGAAGCACTAAAAGACCACACAGAACAAAATCCTCTGACCTTATTTAGAAAGTTTGAGGTAGAAGGCTATGTGATATTAGTTTCCAAAGATGCAGAAAACGCGGACCTTTTGACACTCAAATACGCACATAAAAACGATATTTGGTTGCATGCCAAAGATGCACAAGGTTCACACGTAGTAATCAAAAGAGCAGGAAATAAACATATTCCGCAGTCTGTAATAGAAGCCGCTGCATCTATTGCCGCGTACTACTCAAAAGCTAAAGGCGAGCAGCTAGCCAAAGTAAGCGTTACAGAAAAAAAATTTGTTGTCAAGCCTAAGGGTTATGAACCAGGAAAGGTTAAAATTCTTAGAGAAGAAGTTATTCTTGTAGAACCTAAATTACCTTAAACTCTGAAAAAATCTTATGTTTGTGCTATGAGAAAAGTAGACATTCATGCCCACATTTTACCTGAAACATGGGAAGACTTAAAGCAAAAATTTGGTTATGGAGGTTTTATTCAGATTAAGCACATTGAAAAAGGAAAAGCACACATGGTACGAGATGATGGGCGTTTTTTTAGAGCAATTGAACAAAACTGTTGGGACCCCGAAGAAATTATTAAAGACATGGATGAGGACAACGTAGACATAAAAGTTTTATGTACAGTTCCCGTTTTGTTTAATTATTGGGCAAAACCTGAGCATACATTTGAATGGTGTCGTTTTTTGAATGACCATTTAGCGCAGATAGTAGAGCAGTATCCAAAGCGTTTTATTGGTTTAGGTACTCTACCTATGCAGAGTATAGATTTAGCAATTAAAGAAATGGAACGTTGTGTGGCTTGGCTACGCATGCCTGGTGTAGAAATTGGCACAAATATCAATGATAAGAATTTAGATGACCCTGAATTTTATCCTTTTTGGGAAGCAGCTCAAGACTTAGGTGTAGCCATTCTCATCCACCCTTGGGAAATGATGGGCGAAAAAAGTATTCCTAAATACTTTTTACCTTGGCTAGTTGGAATGCCTGCCGAAACTTCACGTGCAATATGTTCTATGATTTTTGGCGGTATTTTTGACAAATTCCCTAAACTAAAAGTGATGTTCACGCACGGTGGTGGAGCTTTTCCATTCACACTGGGGCGTATAGATCATGGCTTTTATGCTCGCCCTGATTTGTGTGCAGTAAACATTCAAAAACCACCAAGCAGCTATGTCAATAAATTTTACGTAGACTCGATTACGCATGACGAAGAAGCTTTGCGCTATTTACTAGCCTTATTCGGAAGTGAAAGAGTAGCCTTTGGCACAGATTACCCTTTTCCTTTGGGGGACTTGGAACACGGCAAAATGATAGAAAACATGGAAGACATTCCTGCTTCAATGAAAGAAAATATATTCACAAATACTGCTTTCAGTTTTCTCGGTTTGAAAAAATCAGACTATTTTTAGACATGAAAATTTTTCAAAAAGGCTTAATGATTAGCATAGAACGCATAAAATCTTTAACTCAACTTAAATCAGAAAATACCTTATCTGTTAGCTATTTCTACAAAAAAGATGCAGAAAAAAAGTACTCTACCCAAGTAAGCGCCTTATTTGAGCACATAAAAAATAACGCAAAGACTTTTTTTACTTCATATACCATTATTTGGAACATTGAACCCGATATTGATTTTACCATTGCTTTTTCTCGCTTTTTGGCTAAAAACATCTCATTTGACTTTTTTAATTGTACTCTATCTGAACTCAAAATTGCTTTTGTAGATAAACTTCAAAAAAATAATCTACAATCTTTATTTCGCAGCCAATACACTTTAATACATGCCGCAGGGGGATTAGTGTACAATGATAATAAGCAAATTTTGCT includes these proteins:
- a CDS encoding geranylgeranylglyceryl/heptaprenylglyceryl phosphate synthase, whose translation is MKQINFVRPKQLAWLIDPDKVDFLEQIPELADCAGIDYFFVGGSLLKNAFLQELVRFLKQHTNIPVILFPGNTLQLVPNVDAVLFLSLISGRNPEFLIGQHVVAAPLVYHYQIPTISVGYILVDSGKPTSVSYLSHTIPIPANKIDIITATALAGQYLGLQNIYLEAGSGAQYSVNPAIVQQLKEVVSVPIWVGGGIQSPEKMCELFEAGANLVVIGTAFEQHPTVSFMQRFKHR
- a CDS encoding acetyl-CoA C-acyltransferase produces the protein MKDVFIVSAVRTPIGKFGGTLRNTRPDDLAALVLRKAVEKSGIDPEEIEDVIMGAANQAGEDNRDVARMAVLLADLPIEVGGVTVNRLCASGLQAIMDAYRACALGEGAAYVAGGVESMTRAPFVMAKAEAAFSRNIEIYDTSIGWRFVNPELAKRYHPYSMGETAENIAERYRISREQQDEFAYHSQQKYAKAAAQNRFDDEIIPVSIPQSNGEVIIFNKDENPRPDTTLEKLAKLKPAFRKDGTVTAGNSSSLNDGAAALVLVNEEILKKYNLQPLARVVSVAIAGVHPDIMGIGPVPATQKALKRAGLSIQDIDLIELNEAFAAQSIACIRDLDLDVSKVNVNGGAIAIGHPLGCSGARISVTLIHELRKQGKKYGLATMCVGVGQGAAVIYEALY
- a CDS encoding cysteine desulfurase — its product is MEINKKVMQVQRRVYLDNAASTFLEPAVLEAMLPYFQEWQGNPSSTHYHGRIVKNALENARKTIAELLNAKPSEIFFTSGGTEADNMAIFGCVEQYGIQHIISSRLEHHAITHTIEYLSKKGIVQAHWLENDRLGRLNFTQLEQLLQQYKNVLVVLMHGNNEIGNLVNLEYLSELCKAYKAFLLSDTVQTVGHYPIDAQKLGLSFFCGAAHKFHGPKGVGFLYVNQSVKIGSHIHGGSQERNLRAGTENLPGIVGMAKALEIAVQNQEKNYQYIKRLRDYFIDKLKMTIPGVKFNGDVESSMVSVINVCFPSSEYEDMLLFQLDLQGISASAGSACTSGSNLGSHVLRALGLSESEIKNSVRFSFSRFTTYDELDYALDVLEKMFVKSYHV
- the cmk gene encoding (d)CMP kinase, whose amino-acid sequence is MPKDIIIAIDGYSACGKSTTARLVAEKLEYVFIDSGAMYRAATLYFLRNRINFNKPEEVLKALENIHIHFEYNKQTKRPDTYLNGEYVENEIRSLAVSECVSEVSAISAVRRTMVAQQQRMGKNKRIVMDGRDIGTHVFPDAELKIFMTADLEVRVQRRVLELQQRGNIHVDPAEVRQNLLHRDYIDSHRADSPLIKAADAIELDTTYYTIPEQVAIVYQWAMERIQGTANGNQ
- a CDS encoding aspartate-semialdehyde dehydrogenase, translated to MKVAVVGCTGLVGSVMLKVLSERKFPVTQLFPVASEKSVGKSIEFGGNTYSVIDIEQAIQEKPDLALFSAGSLVSKIYAPKFASVGTRVIDNSSYWRMEFHIPLIVPEINADVLTDKDFIIANPNCSTIQMVMVLNPLHLKYTAKRVVVSTYQSVSGTGAKAIRQLENERQNIEGEKVYPYPIDLNCLPHIDVFLENGYTKEEMKMINETQKIMRASIQVTATTVRVPVRGGHSESVYVEFENEPNLDEVRDILSHTSGVIVQDNPFENVYPMPLYAEGKDEVFVGRIRKDLHNPYALNMWIVADNLRKGAATNAVQIAQYLLQKGWLNSKLPKTS
- the hppD gene encoding 4-hydroxyphenylpyruvate dioxygenase — translated: METLQEDVQTGVDFLPINGTDYIEFYVGNAKQAAYFYKSAFGFQSLAYAGPETGVRDKASYALRQGKITLVLTTPMHPDHPIYEHILKHGDGVKVLALWVDDATDAFVQTTKRGAKAYLEPVTEQDEYGTVVRSGIHTYGDTVHIFVERKNYNGVFLPGYQPWKSEYNPPEVGLKYVDHCVGNVGWNEMNVWAKFYADVMGFKQLISFDDKDISTEYSALMSKVMTNGNGRIKFPINEPAKGKKKSQIEEYLEFYHGPGVQHIAVATDDIIFTVSELRKRGVEFLSVPATYYENLLDRVGKIDEEVSILRDLGILVDRDDEGYLLQIFTKPVQDRPTVFYEIIQRKGATSFGKGNFKALFEAIEREQARRGNL
- a CDS encoding NFACT RNA binding domain-containing protein, which produces MHLTYFTLSQIAHILDQNWKNKKILHCFCQQKDELVIEVLQGMFLIVNCQSVWSYVLPTLQYPKSHHNSIILWQEIQNLIIESVSVINYDRSLMIKLQNDYLILVKMHGNQSNVILYYQDKVKYLFRNNLLADQNLDYTTLYKPVPITPQSLSNALEEKTYACYISAIKQILPIFSKNMLVYLSDKVQNKGDKQEVFQISQAMLNVLLNPQKYYIIQGDKEIFFSFFEPWKPTQKLLFESTDLVKALHNFVRSYFQTKDFLVQKETALKYFEKQKKILSGKIKEFEQIQTQPNIFQQKADVIMANLHNLSQGQENVELYNFYTNSYIKISLDSQLTPQQNAEKYYKKAKRLELLKQQAQNEIPVLKQQLEHICQKIKTLSEIDEVKEWNEHSFIWKEALKDHTEQNPLTLFRKFEVEGYVILVSKDAENADLLTLKYAHKNDIWLHAKDAQGSHVVIKRAGNKHIPQSVIEAAASIAAYYSKAKGEQLAKVSVTEKKFVVKPKGYEPGKVKILREEVILVEPKLP
- a CDS encoding amidohydrolase, whose protein sequence is MRKVDIHAHILPETWEDLKQKFGYGGFIQIKHIEKGKAHMVRDDGRFFRAIEQNCWDPEEIIKDMDEDNVDIKVLCTVPVLFNYWAKPEHTFEWCRFLNDHLAQIVEQYPKRFIGLGTLPMQSIDLAIKEMERCVAWLRMPGVEIGTNINDKNLDDPEFYPFWEAAQDLGVAILIHPWEMMGEKSIPKYFLPWLVGMPAETSRAICSMIFGGIFDKFPKLKVMFTHGGGAFPFTLGRIDHGFYARPDLCAVNIQKPPSSYVNKFYVDSITHDEEALRYLLALFGSERVAFGTDYPFPLGDLEHGKMIENMEDIPASMKENIFTNTAFSFLGLKKSDYF
- a CDS encoding NUDIX hydrolase, which codes for MKIFQKGLMISIERIKSLTQLKSENTLSVSYFYKKDAEKKYSTQVSALFEHIKNNAKTFFTSYTIIWNIEPDIDFTIAFSRFLAKNISFDFFNCTLSELKIAFVDKLQKNNLQSLFRSQYTLIHAAGGLVYNDNKQILLIHRKNKWDLPKGKVENYEDIQACAVREVCEETGIQGVSIVEKLATTYHEYVIEDKHILKKTDWFLMKSNYQGTFEPQLVEDITQVCWKSLSYSEIDSLETYPLIKYVLKKGLKSIL